The following proteins are co-located in the Calliphora vicina chromosome 2, idCalVici1.1, whole genome shotgun sequence genome:
- the LOC135952648 gene encoding heat shock protein 23, with the protein MHWDWDWHYDHHWHRPWDSYRYHYKCPWRKRMWSSLIDFDWDFHHFECCHQMPDWCHRSCLTGRVYVETGAEEDSCGKGTYKIIIDVHHFRAEELKLKVKNFDTLILEGQHKDDRANKSPALCITKSFVRKYKLPRNYDATLAKATLSKDGIISIIVPAPPTLDDVEREIEIQTTESYFGAVEDKDKTKALEDKKEAKEQEEQTAKESKEET; encoded by the coding sequence ATGCATTGGGATTGGGACTGGCATTATGACCATCATTGGCATAGACCCTGGGACTCGTATCGTTATCACTACAAATGTCCATGGCGCAAAAGAATGTGGTCTTCGTTAATAGATTTTGACTGGGATTTTCATCATTTTGAGTGCTGCCACCAAATGCCGGACTGGTGTCATAGATCTTGTCTAACGGGCAGGGTTTATGTGGAGACCGGAGCAGAGGAGGACAGCTGTGGCAAGGGTACTTACAAGATTATCATAGATGTGCATCATTTTAGAGCAGAGGAATTGAAGCTGAAGGTAAAGAATTTCGATACTTTGATATTGGAGGGCCAGCATAAGGATGATAGGGCCAATAAGTCACCAGCTTTGTGTATAACAAAATCATTTGTGCGTAAATATAAACTGCCGCGTAACTATGATGCCACCTTGGCCAAGGCTACGCTTTCGAAAGATGGTATTATAAGCATCATAGTGCCAGCACCACCTACTTTGGATGATGTGGAAAGAGAAATTGAAATACAAACCACAGAAAGCTATTTTGGTGCTGTGGAAGACAAGGATAAAACCAAAGCCCTGGAGGATAAAAAAGAAGCAAAGGAACAGGAGGAGCAAACAGCTAAAGAATCAAAAGAAGAAacttaa